TCCTGGCCAGCGGTCGCACGGGCTTCTACCTGGCGGTGCTCGGTGAAGGCGAGGTGGGGAGCGGCGACCCCATCGCGTTCACGGCCCGGGACGATAACAACGTGACGGTGGCCGACATCACGGCTCTCTATACCCGCGCTGCCGACAACCAGAGCCTTCTCCAGCGCGCGGTCGCGCTGCCCTCCCTTCCCGAGGGTTGGCGGGACTATCTTCGCAAGCGCCTTTGGGAGCCCGACGCCTGATGGCTCGCACCAAAGGACACCGCCGGGGGCGTTTGGGTTGACGAGTCGACGACCCCAGGCTTGGTGCCACTCTCCCAATGATAGCGTCGGGTGTCATGCCCTATTCCGCTCTCGCATTGTGAGTTCAAGCACAAGGTTGCGATCCTCTCCGTGCTATTAGGAACTACGCACTCGGGCCCAGCTCTCTCAGGCTGGTCCATCAGGAGGGACCACTCATGCCAAATCGTCGCGGGCTCGTCGCTGCTGTCATCGGAATGTCGGTCATCCTTTTCTCCGCGCTCCCTCTCCTGGCCGGCTCGATCAGCATGGGACCACAGGCCATGGAAGGCGACCTCAAGGTAAGTCCCGGCACCGTCCTCATGGCCGGATACGATTTTACGATCCCGGGATCCCATCCCGCGAACACCGTGCAGTTCGTGAAGGCCTCCGTGACGTTTCAGGCTCAGTGCGTTTCGGGCACGGGCGGGGGGACAATCGTCGTGTTCCTCTCCGGTGACTCCATCACCGTGCCTCAGAACAGCAGTGGCTGGTTCCCCAGCGGAGACCAGAGTAGCCCCTTGGTCTACCAGGGGTCCGTGGCCGTGCCCGATCTTTGCAAGGGTGGGCTGGTGAGGCTCCAGAACGGAGGGACGTTCTCAGCAGATCTCCAAGCGAGCGACACCACGCAGTCGGTGCATGTGCGGTGGCACTACAGCGCAAACGGGAGTTCCGGCTCCTGGAGTGGGACCGCGAGCTTCAGGCCTGGCCCGCTCCAGGGAGGCAGCTAGCGGTGGCTCGGGGCGGCCCGGCGGTCGCGCAGGAACCTGGACGTCCAAAATTACCCGCGGGGGGGAGATCTCTGGCGCCTAGAACTTGTCCGAGCCGAGCGCCCGCCGCCTCCTCCATCGCCCCGCGGTGACTCTGGCTCACTCTTCGTCCTTCGTCGCCGTTCACGGAGTCGCACGGGCACTCCTGCGTACGGGGATCGAGCAAACTCCCGATAAGGACGAGCAGGACCGGAACCAAGCCAATGACGCTCGAGCGCAGAGACGCTTTCCGGGACCCGGCTCTCGTCCCCGTTGCCTTCTCCCTCGGGTTCGAGCCGAGAGCGGATCCAGGCCGTCAAGCGAGCGCGCGTCTTTATGGTCAGGGGTAGGGAATGGGGGCTCGCCATTAGCGGCGTGAGCGAGGGCGGCCACGGCCGACCGCACCCACGGGTTGGGCCGCCCGTTTTCGGGCCCCCCTTCGCGGACCGGGGACCGCGCGGCTCGGAGGCAGGTAGTGGAACCGGACCAGGTATACGCTCTCGCCGCTACCGTGCTTCGCGATCTTGAGGAGGTCGACCACGCCTTTGAAACCGGACTCCCGCGCCAGCCCGGGGGTGATGTCCGCGTAGCTCATGGGCAGGATCGAATCCACCTCGATCTCACCCTCGTCCATGCGGTAGCGGCGGCCGGCCGTGACGTGGGGGCGCTTCCAGATCCGGACGCTGGACGTGATTCGGCCGCTACGAACGCCTTCGCGCAGGCGTTTCGTGAATATCAAGGGTAGACCCCGCTCCTGGTCCAGGAAGGCAGGGCCGGCCCCCCCTTCAAGGCTCTTAGCGGGCGGAGCGGGTCCGGAACGGGGACCCGCTCGCGGCAGATTCCAGAGTTGCGGGCGGTTTGCTACCGGTCGCGGTCGTGCTCCCAGTGGCGGCGGTCATGCTCCCGCTCGTAGTAGTGGCGCTCGGGCTCGCGGTGGGCGCGGTACTCGCGAAGGTAGCGGGGCTCCTCGTTGTAGGTCCGCCAGCCTCGGCCGTCCCGATAATGCCAGCGGCTCCCGTACCAGTACGCGGCGTGCCCCTCGTAGTAGACGGGTCTGGCCGTAGCGATGTACCAGGCGGGGGGAAAGACCTGAATCTCGATCCCCGCCCGGGCCGGCGTGGAAGCCAGGCAGGAAGCGACCACCGCGCCCGCCAACGTCGTCACGAGTCTTCGGTTCATAGGACCCTCACTTTGCGGAAGGGGCCGGCTTGTAGTTCCCATGCTCGCGCAGCTCCGCGGCGAGTTTCGTGCGTTGATCCGGCGTCAGCAGGGGTGTCACGGTCTCGTAGAAGACGGCCATCCGTGTCGCGCCGCGGCTCGCCAGGTTGCCGTTCGCGTTCGACGAGACGACTTTGGCATCGTAGGGGTCGCCCGCGAACGCGGTGGCGAACGCCTTCACGTGCGCTTCCGCTTTCTGGGGGTCGAACTTGGCGGAACCCCCGGCCAGCGCGGTCTGAAGGGCGGCCGAGATCTTAGTGACCTGGTCCGGCGTCAGGGACACCTCCTCCGTCAGCCGGGCCAGCCGCCCGCCGTGCTCCCGCCCGCCGGGCTCGGCGTCGTGATTGACCTGACGCCAGACCTCCCAGTGGGCCTCGACCTTGTCGGCGAGGGCCGCGCGCTCGGACGGAGAGAGGATGGCGTGGAGCTTGTTCAGAGTGTCGAGGCTCGCCCCCTGCACGGCGTCTGCGGCCGCGGTCAGCTTCGCGATGGCGGCATCCACCTTGGCCGTGTCTACGGTGCCGGCGGCGATGCCGTCGGCCAGCGTGAGCAGGAGGCTCTTTTCCGTCTCCCGCGCGGCCGCCATTTGGGCGTGGAGGTCGCTCTGGAGCTTCTCGATCTGGGGACGCTTCGCATCGTCCACGCCCAGGGTGTCGAGGCTCATCGCGATGAACTTAGTGACGCCGCCGTGATGGTGGTGCCGGTGGTGTTCCTTCAACTCCGAACCCGCTTGGTCCTCGGCCGGGGACGCGCTCGGGTTGGGTGCGGCCCCCGGGGTTGGAGAGGGTGCTTGGGCATAAGCCGCAGCCACGGTAAAGAAACCGGCGACCATTGCCACTCCCGTCGGTCTGAGGAATCTCATGTGCACTCCCAGCAAAAGGTCCGCAAACACCTGGCGTCTCCGTCGCTTCCCGACGGCCGACCCTCAAAGCCTAGACCGGCTGTGCTGCGTTTTCAACACGCTTTGGTCCGCCTCCTCGCCCCGCATCCGGGCCATCAAGCCTGGCCCGCGCGGTCACCCGAGTTCAGGGCCGGAATTGCTGGGCCATATCGCGCCTCCGGGCTCGAGGGGCGGGAGGCGGGGGCCGTCCGACGGCCGCAAGGCCCTGCGCTTCGGCCTGGGGGAGGCTAGAGGACGCTGACCCGGGGCAAGCCCAGGCTCTCGCGGGCTCGCTGGCGCAGATAGCGGCGCACGGCGTCCTCGAGGGAGGCGGGATCGACTTTTTCGCGGTGGCGCTCTGCGGCCCGTTCGGCTTCCGCGCGCAGGCGGGCTCCCTCCGCGGAGGGCAGAGAGTCGAGCGCGGCCGCGGCCACGTCGTTGTCGATCTCCCGGAGCTTGACCCGCAGGTAGTCCCAGTTGGGGCGAGAGGCCACCGCCACCAGGTCCTGCACCTCCACGATCTTTTGGAGGGGAAGGGCAAAGCCGGCTCGGGGCAGCTCGAGGAGGCGCTCGCGAAGGGCGGCCAGGACTTCCCCGACCTCGCTCAAGGGAACGCGCTCCGCGGCGGGCCCGGGGGGGACCGGCCGCGGCCCCGCGGTCGCCATGTCCTCCACCTGGTGCCGGCAGTAGGCAAGCGAGCTCACTTGGGGATTGCCCTCGAAGGCCCGGTCGATGGCCACGAGGACGGTGGCCAGGGGGACCCCCGCCTGGTGCCAGCCCTTGGCGAGGGCGAAGTCCCGGGGGCTGAGCGCGTGATCGCGCCCCCGGAGCGTCCGCATGTGGGCTTCGATGGCCTCCACGTAAGCCTCGAGGTCGGAGGGAGGGCTCACCGGGGCACCACGTCGAACTGCTCCTGGTGGAGGAGGGGGTCCCCCTGGACGGAGAGCTCCCCCCCCACCAGACCCTGGAGGTCGCGCAGGACCGCGGCTTCGTCCCCGGCCAGGGCCCGCGCCACCTCCGGGTTCACGCGCAGCAGCAAGGGCTGGCCGCGCATGTCGGGGGCCAGCTTCTTGACCTCATCGTAGATCTCGGAGCAGACGGTGGCCACGCTCTTGATCATCCCGCTCCCCGTGCAGTAGGGACAGGTCTGGCAGAGCAGGCGCTCCAGCGACTGCTTCACGCGCTTCCGGGTCAGGATCACCAGGCCGAACTCGTTAACGGAGAGCACCTTGGAGGGCGAGCGGTCCTTGCGGAGCTCCTGCTCGAGGGCGGCCATGACCCTCTGCCGGCTCTTGCGCTCCTCCATGTCGATGAAGTCCACCACGATGATTCCCCCCAGATCGCGCAGGCGGATCTGACGCACGATCTCGCGCACCGCGTCCAGGTTGGCCCGGAGGAGGGTGTCCTCCAGCGTCTTCTTCCCCACGTAGCGGCCGGTGTTCACGTCGATGGCGACCAGGGCCTCGGTCTGGTTGATCACGATGTAGCCGCCGGAAGGGAGCCAGACCTTGGAGCGGAGGGCCCGCTCCAGCTCGGGGGCGACCCCGTGCTCCTCCAGGATGTTCTGGGGGGTGTCGTAGAGCCGCACCCGGGGGCCCAGCTCGGGCTGGAGCAGGTTCACAAGGTCGAGCGTGCGCTGGAACTCCCGCTCGCTGTCCAGGCGGATGGAGGCGATGTCGCCGGAGAGCAGGTCGCGCAGGAGCCGCTGCACGAGCGAGAGCTCGCGGTGGAGAAGGGCGGGGGCGGCCTCGCGGGTGGCCAGGGCCCGCGCCTCGTCCCAGGTCCGGGCCAGGTACAGGCCGTCCCGCTCGAAGTCCTCCGGACTTCGCCCCTGGCCCGCGGTGCGGGCGATGAGGCCTCCGCCCCCCCGCTCCTGCCGGATCTGCTTGAGGAGGCCCTTCAGACGGCGGCGCTCCTCCTCGTCCACGATCTTTCGCGACACCCCCACGTGCTCCACGGTGGGCATGAGCACGAGGTAGCGGCCGGGAAGGGAGACGTGGGAGGTGATGCGGGCGCCCTTGGTGCCCAGCGGTTCCTTCATCACCTGGACCAGAATCTCCTGACCCTCGCGCAGCCGATCCTCTATGGGGGCGTGGCGGTTGCCGGTCTCGGCCGGGGCCTGCTCCTCGGGGGTGAGCAGGTTCTCGGGCAGCTCCTCGAGGACATCGTCCGCGTGAAGGAAGGCGTCGCGCTCGAGGCCCAGGTCCACGAAGGCCGACTGCATGCCAGGCAGGACCCGGGTGACGCGGCCCTTGTAGATGTTGCCGACGATCCCTCGGTGCGCCTCCCGCTCGATGAAAAGCTCGGAGACGACGCCGTCCTCAAGGAGGGCGACCTTCGTCTCCTGCGGCGTGCTGCTGACGATCAGGTCCCTGGTCATGGAAGGTCCCATCCATGAGCCTTCCCGCCCCCTGCGCCAAGCCCTCCCGGCTCCTCCGGGAGGGGGCGGGCGTCCTCAGCACGGGTCCGGTCCCGGACGCGCCAGCGGGTGAGGGAATGGCTCGAAGGGGGTCCCTCCTCCGCGAGCGGCGGAGGGCAGGGATCCCCGGAAGCGGCGCGGGGGCCGCGAAAGAAGTCTTAGGAGAGAGGGTACAAGGGCCCCGCCGGGCGGCCCTGGGCGCGTCGGGCGAGAGGGGAGCTCAGTTGGCGAAGCGCCGCATGCGGACATTCAGAATGAGACCAACGGCGAGAAGAGAAGAAAGGATGGACGAGCCGCCATAGCTCATGAGGGGGAGGGGCAAGCCCTTGACGGGCAAGAGCCCCGCCACCATGGCGACATTGTACACGACCTGGAAGGCGAAGGTGGCCGCGATGCCCGCGGCCAGGAAGGCACCCACCCGGTCGCGGGCGAGCTGGGCCGTCTCCAGCATTCGCCACAGGAGCAGGAGGTAGAGGGCGAGGACGGTGAGGACGCCCACGAAGCCCATCTCCTCGGCCAGGACGGAGAACACGAAGTCGGTGTGGCGGGCGGGCAGGTAGCCGAGCTGGGCCTGGCTGCCCTGCTGGTAGCCCTTGCCCAGCAGGCCGCCCGAGCCGACCGCGATCTGGGACTGGATCTTCTGGTAGCCCGCCCCCTTGGGGTCGAGGCTCGGATCCAGGAAGGTGTAGATGCGGGTCTTCTGGTAGTCCT
The Vicinamibacteria bacterium DNA segment above includes these coding regions:
- a CDS encoding MOSC domain-containing protein yields the protein RIGDRLRIGSAEFAVTQPRMPCYKLGARFGREDMVKRFLASGRTGFYLAVLGEGEVGSGDPIAFTARDDNNVTVADITALYTRAADNQSLLQRAVALPSLPEGWRDYLRKRLWEPDA
- a CDS encoding ASCH domain-containing protein; this encodes MIFTKRLREGVRSGRITSSVRIWKRPHVTAGRRYRMDEGEIEVDSILPMSYADITPGLARESGFKGVVDLLKIAKHGSGESVYLVRFHYLPPSRAVPGPRRGARKRAAQPVGAVGRGRPRSRR
- a CDS encoding Rne/Rng family ribonuclease, translating into MTRDLIVSSTPQETKVALLEDGVVSELFIEREAHRGIVGNIYKGRVTRVLPGMQSAFVDLGLERDAFLHADDVLEELPENLLTPEEQAPAETGNRHAPIEDRLREGQEILVQVMKEPLGTKGARITSHVSLPGRYLVLMPTVEHVGVSRKIVDEEERRRLKGLLKQIRQERGGGGLIARTAGQGRSPEDFERDGLYLARTWDEARALATREAAPALLHRELSLVQRLLRDLLSGDIASIRLDSEREFQRTLDLVNLLQPELGPRVRLYDTPQNILEEHGVAPELERALRSKVWLPSGGYIVINQTEALVAIDVNTGRYVGKKTLEDTLLRANLDAVREIVRQIRLRDLGGIIVVDFIDMEERKSRQRVMAALEQELRKDRSPSKVLSVNEFGLVILTRKRVKQSLERLLCQTCPYCTGSGMIKSVATVCSEIYDEVKKLAPDMRGQPLLLRVNPEVARALAGDEAAVLRDLQGLVGGELSVQGDPLLHQEQFDVVPR